The Mycoplasmopsis caviae sequence TGAAGATGGCTTAGATCATAAAGTAACACAAGGTGCTAAAAATTTAAGTGGTGGTCAAAAGCAAAGAATTTCCATTGCTCGTAGTTTATTAAGAAAACCTAAGATTTTAATTTTAGATGACTCAACTAGTGCCTTAGATAATATTACAACTCGTAAAGTTATTGAAAATGTAAAAAATAATTATGATTGTTCAACAATAATAATTAGCCAAAAAATTGGTGCAATTAAAAATGCAGACAATATTATGGTTCTAACTAATGGAGCCATAATGGATCAAGGTAAGCATGCACAATTAGTCAAGTCTTGCGAATTTTATAAAAAAATTTATGAAACACAACTAGAACAATAAGAAAGGAGATAAGTGTAATGTCAAAAAAACAAAATGACAAAAGAACATCATCATGAAAACTATTTACAAAAGTCTACAGTTTTCTAGATAAAAAAGACAAAAAACTAGTTATTATTGGCAGCATAATTTCTTTTCTTAATGCACTTTTTTATGTTTCAGGGACAACTTTAACAGGTGTTATAATTAGCTTGTTTTTTAATCAAAAAATGTTTGATACAAGCGGAAAAGTGATACCAGGTTCTTTTGATGTTAAAAAATTTATTATTTGAAACACATTTCTAGCTCTTTGCTTTATATTTTATGCCACTGTGCGACTAATACAAAGTAGAATACTTATTTCAGTAGCTTATAAAGCTGCATCAAAAATGCGTAAAATAGCTATGGAAAAATTAATTGATATGCCAATTAGTTTTTATGATAAAGAAAAAAGTGGTGATTTAATCTCAGTTTTAGTTAATGATATCAACAACTTAGCTAACTCACTTGTTCAAATGTTTAATGAAACCTTAAGTAATATTTTTAATGTTCTTGTTTCAACTATGGCCATGACTTTTGTTAGTCTTACACTAACTTCTATTGTAGTTCCCTTATCAATTTTATTTTTCTCTCTGGCTTATATAATGATAAATAAAGCACAAAAAGCATATGTCAAAGTACAGCAAAATTTTGGTGACTTGAATGCTTATGTTGAGGAAATGCTAACCAATAGCAAAATAACAAAAACATTTGATCAACAAGAAAGTGCAAAAAAAAGTTTTGAAAAAATTACAAATGATATTTACAAAAATGCATTCAAAGGTGATGTATATATCAAACTCTTTGATCCTTGATTTATTGTTTCAACAAACCTTTTAGTTCTTTTACTTTCACTTTTTGCGATTTTATTTAACATTAATGGAGTACCAACATTAAGTGTATTTAGTTTCTTTAAAAGACCTGATGCAGGTTTAATGATTGCATATACTTCACTACTTTGAAACTATACAGGAACACTTCAAGTTTTCTTTAATGTTATATTCTCA is a genomic window containing:
- a CDS encoding ABC transporter ATP-binding protein, with the protein product MSKKQNDKRTSSWKLFTKVYSFLDKKDKKLVIIGSIISFLNALFYVSGTTLTGVIISLFFNQKMFDTSGKVIPGSFDVKKFIIWNTFLALCFIFYATVRLIQSRILISVAYKAASKMRKIAMEKLIDMPISFYDKEKSGDLISVLVNDINNLANSLVQMFNETLSNIFNVLVSTMAMTFVSLTLTSIVVPLSILFFSLAYIMINKAQKAYVKVQQNFGDLNAYVEEMLTNSKITKTFDQQESAKKSFEKITNDIYKNAFKGDVYIKLFDPWFIVSTNLLVLLLSLFAILFNINGVPTLSVFSFFKRPDAGLMIAYTSLLWNYTGTLQVFFNVIFSIQIGLSSTKRVFRLLELDMPTSVKNPIELSDIKGHIEFRNVSFKYDKDSSKYQLKNATFEALPGQTIAIVGPTGAGKTTIINLLSKFYEYDEGVIKIDGVDLAKITKKNLRNLMSVVLQDSFMFNESIMSNLKVASDKITNQEVYEMASLTSAHNFIQKLEKGYDTVIENSGQCLSQGERQLLSITRALLGKKKVLILDEATSNVDSNTEQIIQRALQEELMKDRTSIVIAHRLSTIKNADKILVVDDGQIIEQGNHESLMRLKGYYFNLYENQFK